From the genome of Nicotiana sylvestris chromosome 1, ASM39365v2, whole genome shotgun sequence:
TTAACGAGATGATCCATGCATGAAGAAGACGATCTTGGGGTGTGAGGGGATGAGTACTCATCCTTGCCcgaatatcggagagattactctcatcgctcgactaccggagagattactctcaaaatggcccgattcttggagagattactctcaatgtggcccaattcttggagatattactctcaaaatggcctcattcttggagagattactctcaatgtggcccaattcttggagagattactctcaaaatggcccgattcttggagaaattactctcaatgtggcccaattcttggagagattactctcaaaatggcccgattcttggagagattactctcaaaatggcccgattcttggagagattactctcaaaatggctcGACTATCGGCGAGgacaacttaaggtgcaaagggactcatatgtccatcttaagattggaaagttatagttccttttaagggcaaacccacgaagaggccaacttaaggtgcgaagggacttatatgtccaccttaagattggaaagttatagttccttttaaggacaaactcacaaagaggccaacttaaggtgcaaagggacttatatgtccaccttaagattggaaagttatagttccttttaaggacaaacccatgaagaggccaacttaaggtgcaaagggacttttatgtccaccttaagattggaaagttacaAAGCTTCAACTTGAAGACGACATCGAATTGAACAGTTGGAAAacgttgaagatttggcggacttTGCAGACTTCAACTCGAAGATTCGGAGGGCTTAAACAATTCAGCTTTAAGATAggcgaatttgaagactgaaacttgaagaccgacgaacttgaagatttcaacttgggggcttaaatatttcaactttaaGACCGACgaatttgaagactgaaacttgaagaccaacgaacttgaagacttcaactttgagacttggagggactaaatatttcaacttgaagatcggcgaatttgaagacttcaacttgaagaccgacggacttgaagacttcaactttgagacttggaaggcctaaatatttcaacttgaagatcggcgaatttgaagacttcaacttgtagaccgacggacttgaagacttcaactttgagacttagagggcctaaatatttcaactcgaagatcggcgaatttgaagacttcaacttgaagaccgacagaGTTGAAGATTTCAACTTGGGGACTTCAACTTGAATACCAATGGACttgaagatatcaatttaccatggagggttgctccttttaaatcaaatgagatcaaagttcaaTAAGAGGATGGCATTTCAGCTTGATTTTGTATTCCTCCACACTTCACTcggacaacaattggggcaatatgtatcttttgaacttatgcgactgaacttagaatgaaactctaagctgcctacgtacctcggtgaagaggatcaagtcataccgtagttcagactgGGTAGATTTTTTTTtacgtcctaacttttgcctaggccacctctttcgagattttcaacctaACGGACTTTTTTTGGGCCGTACACAATTTATACTCTTGTGggccaggagtgtagcaacatgcagtttaggctcgtgcgtcaAGGAGCGTCATGACTTGTAGTTTAGGCTCATACGTCGAGGAGtatcatgacttgcagtttaggctcgtacgtcgaggagcatTATGACTTGCAACTTcatggataatacttcttcaaaaacttgccgttgatagggccgattcccataccatctgcatcaaccagcttgttatccccacttgaataagcttcttgtacgacatatggcccatcccattttgaagtgaacttccctacaggtttatgggaagtaattatgggtcttcgtacgacaaggacttgatctcctacttgaaaggatctcggaagaactcttttattgaaggcgcgagacaatcgagcttgataacattcaagactctgttgagcttccaatctcttttcatcaaaaGCTTCCAACTCTACTAATCGAactcgagcattttcttcatcagtgatcccttcttgaatatccagtcgtaacgaaggtatttgacgctcaagtggcaagGCGGTttcgactccataaacgagtgaataaggagtcgcttGTGTTGGCGTGCGATGAGTTgttctatatgcccatagagcttcttccatacggttattccaatctcgtttggatttggagacaactttctttaacaagttgcatatagtcttgttgaatgcctcagctagaccatttGCAGaagcattgtacatcgaagagttacgttgcttgaagccaaaaagATCACAAATcctgttcatcaacctattatcggatgaaacttgcaacattttccttttttacttccttaagagcaacaacttcagcccattttgagaagtagtcagttgcagccaagatgtataggtgcccaccagaggactttgatGGTCCAACAAtatccaatccccaagcgtcacatggccaggatgcaacagtcgggtgcaacacttcaggaggttgatgaataaaaatTCACATGGAGTTGACAAaccttgcatcttcgagcgtagtccaagcaatcttttaccatcgttggccaataatatcccatcctttttatatggaagtggagttTTGGTCCGGACTGatgtgacccacataccccagaatgtgcctcttgcaaagcttggagaacttcttcttcttctaggcATTGCAAAAGTACTCCCTCGAAcgaccttctgtatagagtatccttatagtaaaggaagcgaggtgcacaACGATGGATTTTAGTCCTTCTCTtcggattttctggaagtatcctatatcataagtagtcgataatgggttgtcgccattcttctttctcaacttcagaaacaacaacaagatgcttgagttcattATCTTCACCTTCGACCTCATTTggcggcggtactacccatttttggcagacggtaacttgcgcttggtcaggcagggctaatgatgaagctagagcagctaaagcatcagtcttcttattttctttccttggtacaTACTGAATAGTAACATCGCCAAGCTACCCCATCAACCTTTttgcgtaatcatgatatgggcgtagttcaggctttTTGACCTCATAActacccaaaagctgattgaccactaactgggagtcgccaaagacttgcaattgcaattgcttcatatcaatGACCATTTCAAGCCgaagtattaatgcttgatattcagcaacattgttagaacagagttgtgtcaaggtgaaggagtagggcaagacttcaccttgagagtgacaaatactacgcctgccccggctcccccacgatgcgcagcaccatcaaagtacatcttccatggaggttgaacttcaacgaccattgcatccccatcaggtagttcatcagttagctcccAATCATCAGGTATCGGATGATCTACCAAGAAGTTTGCCAATGTttgtccttttacagccttttgagggatgtacaaaatctctaattgttgaaattggaggtaccatctcgctagttgatcactaagaacaggttttgacatcacgaacttgatgggatttgctttagAAATAAGACGGACAACATGAGCTTGGAAGTAGTGCTTCagcttttgaattgagaagattagcgccaaacacaacttttcaattggcgaataattcaactcgttaggtgtcatcatcctgctcaagtagtaaagagagttttctttccccttactattttcttgggccaacagtgctccaacagacctttcctgcGCCGCAATATATAATATCAATGGCTTTCTAGGTATGGGAgctgctaaaactggaggcttcatcaagtaggttttgatactttcgaaggcattgctacaagTCTGGTCCCACTTGAAGGGAACGTCTTTCTTCATGAGGCGTctaaatggttggcacctcccagccaggtttgatatgaatcttctaagttatgctagctttccttacagtcttttcaattcatggatatctcgaggctcaggcattttcaaaatggcatccattttggcttgatcaatttcgatccctcgatatcggacaatgaaaccaaggaactttccagaagtaactccaaaggcacatttcaatgggt
Proteins encoded in this window:
- the LOC138872462 gene encoding uncharacterized protein, with product MLQVSSDNRLMNRICDLFGFKQRNSSMYNASANGLAEAFNKTICNLLKKVVSKSKRDWNNRMEEALWAYRTTHRTPTQATPYSLVYGVETALPLERQIPSLRLDIQEGITDEENARVRLVELEAFDEKRLEAQQSLEYFPKTTELKLSKWDEDVPPPFDPFVASTERKKKKKIKP